In Actinoplanes sp. NBC_00393, a single genomic region encodes these proteins:
- a CDS encoding serine/threonine-protein kinase yields the protein MRTLGGRYQLVNRIGLGGMSEVWRGHDKVLDRPVAVKIMAPAVEGTLGEIGVELVRAEARSAARLAHPNVAGVHDFGTSPAPGRDVPYIVMELVEGQTLSRHLAAGRLDWRIGVRICAEVAAALAAAHAEHVVHRDIKPANIMLTPAGAKVLDFGIAAVVGSPDPDPHGPVMGTPAYIAPERFEGMPATPATDMFALGTLIYHCLSGRLPWNARTNTELVLAERFEDPQPLPHIDGLPPEVLDLCSRCLAKDPADRPTALVAALLLAEAVDARVYVPLSDLGPDLHRTPTVSAWDEAAASAPTSDASAISERVGRHRA from the coding sequence ATGCGGACGCTTGGCGGGCGTTATCAACTGGTGAACCGCATCGGACTCGGCGGCATGTCGGAGGTCTGGCGCGGACACGACAAGGTGCTGGACCGGCCGGTCGCGGTGAAGATCATGGCGCCGGCGGTGGAGGGCACCCTCGGCGAGATCGGGGTCGAACTGGTCCGGGCGGAGGCGCGCTCGGCGGCCCGGCTCGCCCATCCCAACGTCGCCGGGGTGCACGACTTCGGCACCTCGCCCGCCCCGGGACGCGACGTCCCGTACATCGTGATGGAACTTGTCGAGGGCCAGACCCTGAGCCGGCACCTCGCCGCCGGCCGGCTGGACTGGCGCATCGGCGTACGCATCTGCGCCGAAGTGGCGGCCGCACTCGCGGCGGCCCACGCCGAGCACGTGGTGCATCGCGACATCAAGCCGGCCAACATCATGCTCACCCCGGCCGGCGCCAAGGTCCTGGACTTCGGCATCGCCGCGGTGGTCGGCTCGCCCGACCCGGATCCGCACGGCCCGGTGATGGGCACGCCGGCCTACATCGCCCCGGAACGCTTCGAGGGCATGCCGGCCACCCCGGCGACCGACATGTTCGCGCTCGGCACGCTGATCTACCACTGCCTCTCCGGCCGGCTGCCGTGGAACGCGCGCACCAACACCGAGCTGGTCCTCGCCGAGCGCTTCGAGGATCCGCAGCCGCTGCCGCACATCGACGGCCTGCCGCCCGAGGTCCTCGATCTCTGCTCGCGCTGCCTGGCGAAGGATCCGGCCGACCGGCCCACCGCGCTGGTGGCCGCGCTGCTGCTGGCCGAGGCGGTGGACGCGCGCGTCTACGTGCCGCTCAGCGATCTCGGCCCGGACCTCCATCGCACGCCCACGGTC
- a CDS encoding sulfotransferase family protein, protein MALPDFLIAGVPKAGTTALHAALTGHPELFLPSVKEPKFFLSDGPPPVVGGPGDVQTYQEHVWRQDEYEALFDPAPPGTLRGEATPFYLYDLAAHDRMKALVPHARLIILLRDPVDRAHSNWTHLWVAGLEEEADFLTACLAEEERKAANWADFWHYIGLGRYGRQLEHLYQRFPREQVLLLRYRDLKDSPAETLDRVCSFLGVRTGVLTSIPRENVNRHYVEDTRVNKVLRGLLRAGGNFGHRFPVPLRLAARGPLLTLLHRKRGNRPVTTPEERAALLPYFAGDIALLKDVTGENYDDWLSLDRHARVR, encoded by the coding sequence ATGGCGCTACCCGACTTCCTCATCGCCGGCGTGCCCAAGGCCGGAACCACGGCGCTGCACGCGGCGCTGACCGGACATCCCGAGCTCTTCCTCCCGTCGGTGAAGGAACCGAAGTTCTTCCTCTCCGACGGGCCGCCACCGGTCGTCGGCGGGCCCGGTGACGTGCAGACCTATCAGGAGCACGTCTGGCGGCAGGACGAGTACGAGGCGCTCTTCGACCCCGCGCCGCCGGGCACGCTTCGCGGCGAGGCCACACCCTTCTATCTGTACGACCTGGCCGCGCACGACCGGATGAAAGCGCTGGTCCCGCACGCGCGGCTGATCATCCTGTTGCGCGACCCGGTGGACCGGGCGCACTCCAACTGGACCCATCTCTGGGTGGCCGGTCTGGAGGAGGAGGCCGACTTCCTGACCGCCTGCCTGGCGGAGGAGGAGCGCAAGGCCGCGAACTGGGCCGACTTCTGGCATTACATCGGCCTGGGCCGGTACGGCCGGCAGCTCGAGCACCTCTATCAGCGCTTCCCTCGTGAGCAGGTGCTTCTGCTACGCTACCGCGACCTCAAGGACAGTCCGGCCGAGACACTGGACCGGGTCTGCTCTTTCCTGGGCGTGCGGACCGGTGTGCTCACCTCGATCCCGAGGGAGAACGTGAACCGGCACTACGTCGAGGACACTCGCGTCAACAAGGTGCTGCGCGGCCTGCTCCGGGCCGGTGGCAACTTCGGGCACCGGTTCCCGGTTCCGCTGCGTCTCGCCGCTCGGGGACCACTGCTCACGCTGCTGCATCGCAAGCGGGGCAACCGCCCGGTGACCACGCCGGAGGAACGCGCCGCCCTGTTGCCGTACTTCGCCGGCGACATCGCCCTTCTCAAGGACGTGACCGGCGAGAACTACGACGACTGGCTGAGCCTCGACCGACACGCCCGGGTCCGGTAA